The proteins below are encoded in one region of Columba livia isolate bColLiv1 breed racing homer unplaced genomic scaffold, bColLiv1.pat.W.v2 Scaffold_178, whole genome shotgun sequence:
- the LOC135577904 gene encoding olfactory receptor 14J1-like yields MSNSSSITQFLLLPFTDTRELQLLHFWLFLGIYLAALLGNGLIITTIVWDQHLHTPMYFFLLILALLDLGSISTIVPKSMANSLWYSRVISYAGCAAQVFFVFFLLGAECFLLTIMSYDRYVAICKPLHYGALLGSRACVHMAAAAWATGFLSALLHTANTFSLPLCKGNALGQFFCEIPQILKLSCSHSYLRELGLIVFSLLISFGCSVFIVVSYVQILRAVLRIPSEQGRHKAFSTCLPHLAVVSLFVSTGSFAYLKPPSISSPSLDLVVSVLYSVVPPAVNPLIYSMRNRKLKESIRKGISWLFVDADKLSMTLQK; encoded by the coding sequence atgtccaacagcagctccatcacccagttcctcctcctgccgttcacagacacacgggagctgcagctcttgcacttctggctcttcctgggcatctacctggctgccctcctgggcaacggcctcatcatcaccaccatagtctgggaccagcacctccacacccccatgtacttcttcctgctcatcctcgccctcctcgacctgggctccatctccaccattgtccccaagtccatggccaactctctgtggtattccagggtcatttcctatgcagggtGTGCTGCCCAggtcttctttgtatttttcttgcttggtGCAGAGTGTttccttctcaccatcatgtcctatgatcgttacgttgccatctgcaaacccctgcactacggggccctcctgggcagcagagcttgtgtccacatggcagcagctgcctgggccactgggtttctcagtgctctgctgcacacggccaatacattttcactgcccctgtgcaagggcaatgccctgggccagttcttctgtgaaatcccccagatcctcaagctctcctgctcacactcctacctcagggaacttgggcttatcGTGTTTAGTCTGTTAATCAGTTTTGGCTGTTCTGTATTCATTGtcgtgtcctatgtgcagatcttgagggccgtgctgaggatcccctctgagcagggacggcacaaagccttttccacctgcctccctcacctggccgtggtctccctgtttgtcagcactggttcatttgcctacctgaagcccccctccatttcttccccatccctggatctggtggtgtctgttctgtactcagtggtgcctccagcagtgaaccccctcatctacagcatgaggaacagaaaGCTCAAGGAGTCCATTAGGAAAGGGATTTCATGGTTGTTTGTTGATGCTGATAAACTTTCAATGACTCTACAGAAATGA